The genomic region ATGGAGCGCGTTGACGAGGTACTGGAAACCATCGGGCTGGCCGATCGCCGACATGCGCGGGCCGCCGATCTGGCGCATGGCGAAAAGCAATGGCTGGAGATCGGCATGGTGGTGGCAACCGAGGCTGATCTGCTGCTGCTCGACGAGCCAACCGCAGGCATGGGGCCGAACGAGACCACCAAGACGGCGCAATTGATCTTGCGGCTCCTCGATCGCCATGCCGTGCTCGTCATCGATCACGACATGAGCTTCGTCGAGCAGCTCGATGGCCGGGTCACCGTGATGCATCAAGGGCAATTCCTCAAGGAAGGGACGGTCGCGCAGATTCGGCGCGACCCGGACGTCGCAGCAGTCTATCTCGGGCGCGCGGAGGATCGATGACGACACTGTTGAAGCTCGACCAGCTATCTACGAGCTATGGCCAGAGCCGCGTGCTGTGGAACATCGATCTCGAGATTCCGGCCGGCGGCGTTCTGGCGCTCATCGGGCGCAACGGCGTTGGTAAGACGACGCTGCTTAAGTCGATCATCGGGGTGCAGCCGTTGAGCGGCGGCAGCATTCATGTCGACGGGCGTGACGTGAGCGCTTTGAAAGCCTTCGAACGTGCCCGCGCGGGCATCGGCTTCGTCCCGCAAGGCCGCCACATCTTCCCGCATCTCAGCGTTGCCGAAAATCTGGAGACCGGCCTCGCGGCGCTCGCCGAACGCGGCACCGGCTCGATCAAAGCCGGCGTTCCAGAGCATATTTATGAACTGTTTCCCAAGCTGAAACAGATCAAGGATCGCAAGGGCGGGGTCCTATCGGGTGGCGAGCAGCAACAGTTGGCGATCGGGCGCGCGCTCGCTGGCCAGCCAAAATTGCTGTTGCTGGACGAGCCGACCGAAGGCATCCAACCGAATGTGGTCCAGCAGATCGAGGATGCGCTGCGCTCGGTAAGGCGCGATCTCGGCGTGACGATCATGATCGTCGAGCAATATCTCGATTTCGCGTGGTCTTTCGCCGACACCTATTGCGTGCTGCAACGCGGCCGGATCGTGCGTCAGGGATCGACGGCCACGGAAAGTGCCGCCGAAGTCGCGCATCTGGTCAATATCTGAAGCTGGAGTTCGCGCCGAGCGGGCG from Methylovirgula sp. HY1 harbors:
- the urtE gene encoding urea ABC transporter ATP-binding subunit UrtE, with product MTTLLKLDQLSTSYGQSRVLWNIDLEIPAGGVLALIGRNGVGKTTLLKSIIGVQPLSGGSIHVDGRDVSALKAFERARAGIGFVPQGRHIFPHLSVAENLETGLAALAERGTGSIKAGVPEHIYELFPKLKQIKDRKGGVLSGGEQQQLAIGRALAGQPKLLLLDEPTEGIQPNVVQQIEDALRSVRRDLGVTIMIVEQYLDFAWSFADTYCVLQRGRIVRQGSTATESAAEVAHLVNI